One region of Metallosphaera sedula DSM 5348 genomic DNA includes:
- the tmk gene encoding dTMP kinase, with protein sequence MNLVVIEGIDASGKTTLAKRLAESLSPRFKVLLTQEPFTDDIKQLLEKYQWKDQVLLALLFSADRRIHVKWMESQNVDLIISDRYFFSTLAYQGVGVDRTWLESLSSIFPLPNLTILLDVPVNVALERLRNKRDSLDFEEKRKSLHQVRENYLSLARRYNFKILDGTLPLEKLTSISLELVQGLLSSSTSRGSQGT encoded by the coding sequence ATGAACCTTGTGGTCATTGAGGGCATCGACGCATCTGGGAAGACTACCTTAGCTAAAAGACTCGCTGAATCCCTTTCTCCCAGGTTCAAGGTCTTGCTCACCCAGGAGCCCTTTACTGATGATATTAAACAACTCCTTGAGAAGTATCAATGGAAGGATCAGGTACTCCTAGCCCTGCTTTTCTCTGCAGATAGAAGAATCCATGTTAAGTGGATGGAATCTCAAAACGTGGATCTCATCATAAGTGATAGATACTTCTTCTCCACGCTAGCCTATCAGGGGGTGGGGGTTGATCGGACCTGGCTTGAGTCACTTAGTTCAATCTTTCCTCTACCCAATCTTACGATACTTCTAGACGTGCCGGTCAACGTAGCACTGGAGAGGCTCAGGAATAAACGTGATTCCCTTGATTTCGAGGAGAAGAGAAAATCCCTGCATCAGGTAAGGGAAAACTACCTATCTCTTGCAAGGAGATATAATTTCAAGATCCTGGATGGAACTCTCCCCTTGGAGAAACTGACCTCTATTTCTCTTGAGCTTGTCCAAGGTCTCTTATCCTCTTCAACCTCTCGAGGGAGTCAAGGTACCTAA
- a CDS encoding amidohydrolase yields MGVSNRTYTLRNCAFAVDYSHVEGPTNIVVEDGFIKHVGKEVEGDELECSEYVVMPGLVNAHTHSAMTVLRGVFDDGELHEWLARMWDEERKLTREIMAVGSEIAVIEMISSGTTAFVDMYFNPDQIRDISTQYGIRARAGPTLMKDKSVDETVRELRALGESEFFRPIVNVHSLYATDLQKLRELRDNLNRGYHLHIHLSETREEVFQIKRRYGMFPVELIHREGLTERVHGVHLGWITSWELNYLRSSIAVTHCPTSNMKLATGGAFPMKEALTQGLNVTIGTDGAASNNSLNMFQEMKMAVLLQRHNYWSTGITAVDVFRASSVNGYKMLGIRGGEIRPGYVADLVLLSKYEVYPLTKERLLSHLVYNPPKEVEKVIIQGKIVYQKNDFRDRLKKLLEKLSLYL; encoded by the coding sequence GTGGGAGTATCAAATAGAACGTATACACTGAGGAATTGCGCCTTTGCCGTTGATTACAGTCACGTCGAGGGGCCAACGAACATAGTCGTCGAAGACGGTTTCATTAAGCACGTTGGTAAGGAGGTTGAAGGAGACGAGTTGGAGTGCAGTGAGTACGTGGTAATGCCTGGTTTGGTGAATGCCCATACTCACTCAGCCATGACAGTCCTGAGGGGTGTATTTGACGACGGGGAACTTCACGAGTGGTTAGCTCGAATGTGGGACGAAGAAAGGAAGTTAACCAGGGAGATTATGGCTGTAGGTTCAGAAATCGCAGTGATTGAGATGATCTCCTCTGGGACAACGGCCTTCGTTGATATGTACTTCAACCCTGACCAGATAAGGGATATCTCCACTCAGTATGGGATTAGGGCGAGAGCGGGCCCAACTCTCATGAAAGACAAGAGTGTCGATGAAACCGTAAGGGAACTACGTGCACTGGGGGAAAGTGAGTTCTTTAGGCCCATCGTTAACGTCCACAGTCTCTATGCCACGGACCTTCAGAAGCTTAGGGAGCTAAGAGATAACCTGAACCGAGGGTATCATCTCCACATTCATCTTTCAGAAACAAGGGAAGAGGTCTTCCAGATAAAGAGAAGATATGGGATGTTCCCGGTGGAGCTCATTCACAGGGAAGGTCTAACGGAACGTGTGCATGGTGTACATCTAGGCTGGATAACCTCATGGGAACTCAACTATCTGAGAAGTTCCATTGCGGTCACTCATTGTCCAACGTCTAACATGAAGCTTGCCACCGGAGGGGCTTTTCCCATGAAGGAGGCGTTGACTCAAGGACTTAATGTAACCATTGGGACAGATGGTGCAGCGAGCAATAACTCCCTCAACATGTTTCAAGAGATGAAAATGGCAGTCTTGCTACAGAGACATAATTACTGGTCCACAGGAATAACTGCAGTTGACGTGTTTAGGGCATCATCAGTTAACGGGTATAAGATGCTGGGCATACGCGGAGGGGAGATTAGGCCCGGATACGTGGCTGATCTAGTCCTGCTAAGTAAGTATGAGGTTTATCCATTAACCAAGGAGAGACTTCTATCTCATCTAGTTTACAATCCGCCAAAGGAAGTTGAGAAGGTTATAATCCAAGGAAAGATTGTTTATCAAAAGAATGACTTTAGGGATAGGTTGAAGAAACTTTTAGAGAAGTTAAGCCTTTACCTCTAA
- the lrs14 gene encoding HTH-type transcriptional regulator Lrs14 — MSQSQISGARIKLPSGKDAGLVDILSFCYGLSETDVQVLMGLMRGGARGTEELEKELKLSKASINRSLNKLLEMNLVMRIKEPGNKAGRPRYLYKAKEYNDLKGKMLSDIRDCSEKMAELVNQEFKPLEVKA, encoded by the coding sequence ATGTCTCAAAGTCAGATAAGTGGAGCTAGAATAAAACTACCTTCAGGGAAAGATGCTGGTTTAGTAGATATACTGTCCTTTTGTTATGGTCTATCCGAGACTGACGTCCAGGTTCTGATGGGATTAATGAGGGGAGGAGCTAGAGGTACTGAGGAGCTAGAAAAGGAACTAAAGCTATCCAAGGCTTCAATTAATAGGAGCCTTAACAAGTTGCTTGAAATGAACCTGGTAATGAGGATAAAGGAGCCAGGAAATAAGGCTGGAAGACCTAGATATCTTTACAAGGCGAAGGAGTACAATGATCTTAAGGGAAAAATGTTGAGCGATATAAGAGATTGCTCCGAGAAGATGGCTGAGCTTGTTAATCAGGAGTTCAAGCCCTTAGAGGTAAAGGCTTAA
- a CDS encoding Sjogren's syndrome/scleroderma autoantigen 1 family protein, whose product MSSEQSVKKAAELLRQGATMLSEACPVCNSPLYRLKSGEIVCPIHGRVIIAKDEEEEKKLKRGITLDYMEQVLVDSMSIIVEKLKSDPMNSEVIVQVIRYLDSLERLKRIRDLGQAQEK is encoded by the coding sequence ATGTCTTCGGAACAGAGCGTAAAGAAAGCAGCAGAGCTCCTTAGGCAAGGGGCTACCATGTTAAGCGAGGCCTGCCCCGTGTGCAATAGCCCTTTGTACAGATTAAAGAGTGGGGAGATAGTGTGCCCTATTCACGGTAGGGTAATAATAGCGAAGGATGAAGAAGAGGAGAAGAAGCTAAAACGTGGAATTACGCTCGACTACATGGAACAGGTTCTAGTTGACTCTATGTCTATTATTGTGGAAAAGCTGAAGTCTGATCCCATGAACTCCGAGGTGATTGTCCAGGTAATTAGGTACCTTGACTCCCTCGAGAGGTTGAAGAGGATAAGAGACCTTGGACAAGCTCAAGAGAAATAG
- a CDS encoding TatD family hydrolase: MLLDAHAHVDVREFDSDRDLVLSRCDILVVNAGVDLATDLATLELARRYRNVVPAIGFHPEFIEKVDQELEQVRKLVELAPIISEVGLDYFWIKDEELRKKQKQVLEVFMELGQAQDKPLIIHSRGGLREILDLVSSYRVRFAIHGYEGSMRDASRIVELGGFLSFPPIIVRDKGRREIARVVHEDHILTETDSPFMGPDRSRNEPCNVRITVDALVEIRKMRKDELEEKIMNNFRRLLGPHFSSLGANLTKR, from the coding sequence ATGCTTCTCGATGCTCACGCTCACGTTGATGTAAGGGAATTTGATTCCGATAGGGATTTGGTTCTTTCAAGGTGTGATATCCTTGTTGTGAATGCAGGGGTCGACCTTGCAACCGACTTGGCAACACTTGAGTTGGCGAGACGGTATAGAAACGTTGTTCCCGCTATAGGTTTTCACCCCGAATTCATTGAGAAGGTTGATCAGGAACTGGAACAGGTAAGGAAGCTGGTGGAGCTCGCCCCCATAATAAGTGAAGTGGGACTAGACTACTTTTGGATTAAGGATGAAGAGTTAAGGAAAAAGCAGAAACAGGTACTAGAGGTCTTCATGGAACTGGGGCAGGCCCAGGATAAACCCTTGATAATTCACTCCAGGGGTGGGTTAAGGGAGATCCTGGACTTGGTCTCCAGTTATAGGGTAAGGTTTGCCATTCACGGGTACGAGGGTAGCATGAGGGATGCATCTAGGATTGTGGAATTGGGCGGATTCCTCTCATTTCCACCCATCATTGTAAGAGATAAGGGAAGGAGAGAGATAGCTAGAGTTGTGCATGAGGATCACATTCTCACCGAGACGGACTCCCCTTTCATGGGGCCAGATAGGAGCAGAAATGAGCCTTGCAACGTGAGAATCACGGTTGACGCGCTTGTGGAAATAAGGAAAATGAGAAAAGATGAACTTGAGGAAAAAATAATGAATAACTTTAGGAGATTACTAGGTCCTCACTTTTCCTCGCTGGGAGCGAATCTAACGAAGAGATAA
- a CDS encoding cytochrome c oxidase subunit II, producing the protein MDKKDKYELAWALFVIILFAVVIIGTLPQDFTVGGVPNTLSALNKDPPQDIINTRIVAEQYVFKTQESGAVNAQEMGSPVLYNLIVAHPGDWLNLTITSADVTGNFYFPDYADQVVDDQIVPGLVTYDALKVPNITGPFVFLNGEYNGPWFSYQEGELLVIPTSGYFTASSISQLQVQDTRAQTNGLVGDPYNSPIISVSGPTTLVTDKYGLFNSSVPGPTLVAQANNQVTLNLIFTTPASDHNYLYNYSSNGVASPVSNVLVGIYAVWWNGTITPVAQKPITYGTPITFTFNATAPAYLYGIVTPVYNVYNPQGMSNNFIGQDKGYVMGAWGTIVVEGS; encoded by the coding sequence ATGGATAAAAAGGACAAATATGAATTGGCGTGGGCGTTATTCGTAATCATTTTGTTCGCTGTTGTGATAATTGGGACTCTTCCCCAGGACTTCACAGTGGGTGGAGTTCCCAATACTCTCTCAGCTCTTAATAAGGATCCGCCTCAGGACATAATCAATACTAGGATAGTGGCAGAACAGTACGTCTTCAAGACTCAGGAAAGCGGAGCAGTAAACGCTCAGGAGATGGGATCCCCAGTTCTTTACAATCTCATTGTAGCCCATCCAGGTGATTGGCTAAACCTAACCATTACCTCTGCTGACGTTACAGGAAACTTCTACTTCCCAGACTACGCTGATCAGGTCGTTGATGACCAGATAGTTCCTGGTCTGGTAACTTACGACGCACTCAAGGTGCCAAATATTACAGGGCCCTTTGTCTTCCTTAACGGAGAGTATAATGGACCGTGGTTCAGCTACCAGGAGGGTGAGCTATTGGTAATTCCAACCAGCGGTTACTTCACTGCCTCCTCAATTTCACAACTCCAGGTTCAAGACACTAGGGCACAGACCAATGGGCTGGTCGGAGATCCCTACAACTCACCCATCATCTCGGTTAGTGGACCAACTACCTTAGTTACGGACAAGTATGGTCTATTTAACAGCTCTGTTCCAGGACCAACTCTCGTGGCGCAGGCTAACAATCAAGTCACCCTCAACTTGATATTCACCACCCCGGCAAGCGATCATAACTACCTGTATAACTACTCATCCAACGGAGTTGCTAGCCCAGTCTCTAACGTACTTGTGGGGATTTACGCTGTGTGGTGGAATGGCACGATTACCCCAGTTGCTCAGAAGCCCATAACCTACGGCACTCCAATTACCTTCACCTTCAACGCCACTGCTCCAGCCTACTTGTACGGAATTGTTACGCCAGTTTACAATGTGTATAACCCACAGGGAATGTCAAACAATTTCATAGGACAGGACAAGGGTTACGTGATGGGAGCCTGGGGAACAATCGTTGTGGAGGGGAGCTAA
- a CDS encoding CDP-2,3-bis-(O-geranylgeranyl)-sn-glycerol synthase, which yields MYLVELLLGLVYYLPAFVANGSGPMVRKGNPIDFGKNFTDGRRILGDGKTFEGLLMGLTYGTTVGVVLSFFLGIHWIVISFMESLGAMLGDMLGAFIKRRMNIPRGGRAPFLDQLDFIFGSTALGYLVGLSVTVYQFLLVVAIAFVAHVLTNIAAYRLRIKSVPW from the coding sequence ATGTACCTAGTGGAGTTACTGCTAGGGTTGGTGTATTATTTACCAGCCTTTGTGGCCAACGGATCAGGACCCATGGTAAGGAAGGGCAATCCCATAGATTTTGGGAAAAATTTCACGGACGGTAGAAGGATCCTGGGAGACGGTAAGACCTTTGAGGGATTGCTCATGGGACTAACCTATGGTACTACCGTGGGCGTTGTTCTGTCCTTCTTTCTAGGTATACACTGGATCGTTATCTCCTTTATGGAATCGTTGGGCGCAATGCTAGGGGATATGCTAGGCGCCTTTATTAAGAGAAGGATGAATATACCTAGAGGTGGAAGGGCTCCTTTCCTGGATCAGCTGGACTTCATCTTTGGATCTACAGCCTTAGGGTACCTGGTAGGGCTTTCAGTTACAGTGTACCAATTCCTTCTAGTGGTCGCAATAGCTTTCGTGGCTCACGTCCTTACAAACATTGCAGCATATCGATTAAGAATAAAAAGCGTCCCGTGGTAA
- a CDS encoding RecA family protein → MGYKHLSVTDFLFNRGNIISIFGSSGTGKTALGLHVIREMRNGVFISTTGQGYKGRIKGRWDSMFVDASGEYELFVAVMEAVEMDPRVIVVDAINRFYRINRKISQFLMTLNILKLARRRVLMTWEMSTNNRVSGHKIMTFYSDDIFRTTGRYIIGNGRRCKFAIREDGVLGCT, encoded by the coding sequence GTGGGATATAAACATTTATCAGTAACTGATTTCCTTTTCAATCGAGGTAATATTATCTCGATATTTGGTTCCTCGGGAACGGGAAAGACTGCACTGGGTCTTCACGTGATTAGGGAAATGAGAAACGGAGTGTTCATATCGACCACAGGTCAGGGTTACAAGGGTAGAATCAAGGGAAGATGGGACAGCATGTTTGTAGATGCTAGCGGTGAATATGAGCTCTTTGTGGCCGTTATGGAGGCGGTGGAGATGGACCCAAGAGTTATCGTGGTTGACGCCATAAACAGATTTTATAGGATAAATAGAAAAATCTCTCAGTTTCTAATGACACTTAACATACTTAAGCTGGCTAGGCGAAGGGTGCTCATGACCTGGGAGATGTCAACTAACAACAGGGTGAGCGGGCATAAGATAATGACCTTCTACTCAGATGATATCTTCAGAACCACAGGAAGGTACATCATAGGTAATGGAAGGAGATGTAAGTTTGCCATAAGAGAAGATGGGGTATTGGGATGTACCTAG
- a CDS encoding diphthine--ammonia ligase: MKLCSLFSGGKDSTFALHWAVLKGFEVECLVTIIPRRKDSWMFQYNNVELTRYQAEVLGLPLLSINSSGEKDVELTDLRKALEMVKSQEATGIVTGALLSDYQRMNINILSSELGLKVYSPLWRKDQERYMRELVEYGFEFIITSATAYGFPFDLVGKVINREDVERILERARKFGFNPAFEGGEAETFVVNAPLFKRKLIVEGKPVKLGEFEWEYQIERIH, from the coding sequence ATGAAGCTTTGTTCCCTTTTTTCGGGCGGTAAGGATAGCACCTTTGCCCTGCACTGGGCAGTATTGAAGGGATTTGAAGTAGAGTGTCTCGTAACTATAATACCCAGGAGGAAGGACTCCTGGATGTTCCAATATAATAACGTGGAACTCACAAGATATCAAGCGGAAGTCTTGGGACTACCCCTTCTTTCGATTAACTCGTCGGGGGAGAAGGACGTGGAACTCACTGACCTTAGAAAGGCCTTGGAAATGGTGAAGTCGCAAGAGGCCACGGGGATAGTCACCGGTGCCTTATTGTCTGATTATCAAAGAATGAACATTAACATTTTATCAAGTGAGCTGGGCCTGAAGGTGTATTCCCCCCTATGGAGAAAGGACCAAGAGAGGTACATGAGAGAGCTTGTGGAGTACGGATTCGAGTTCATTATCACGTCTGCCACAGCATATGGATTCCCCTTTGACCTCGTAGGAAAGGTAATCAATAGGGAAGATGTTGAAAGGATTCTGGAAAGGGCGAGAAAATTTGGTTTCAACCCGGCATTTGAAGGCGGTGAGGCTGAGACCTTCGTGGTTAACGCGCCATTGTTCAAAAGAAAATTAATTGTGGAAGGCAAGCCTGTTAAACTAGGCGAATTCGAGTGGGAGTATCAAATAGAACGTATACACTGA
- a CDS encoding cbb3-type cytochrome c oxidase subunit I encodes MGLKEFVVSLFQLDKDWTTRIVMAMLVMGVIWGLLGVIDSLMVRIQETAWGLSGTLVFTPQEYFASITLHAERDLFGFAQQVIYAIFIYFTIKLLNLQPRAKWLLNISFILINISMMFMEGPIVVAPTFNDNYFSATDWYYISPMGIPNYSNYVVSPLFFYGWLLLDAFTYLAGIWIVYHYYIASKQLKEKLPVPLVFFLMNTLLFMIGYSGVTAADVWDILAFYNLVPLNAIANQIAFWIFGHAIVYMAWMPAVGALYLLIPTLANKPLYSDRMGRISALLYLIFSNNVPIHHLYMVNLPVSIKILQEVLTYAVVVPSMLTFFNLWATVKGAQVKFNVITAFTVTSFSGAIAAGVTGISNATIAFDAIIHNTDWVVSHFHAMILLSIVPAAMAVLYFMIPMMTGKQWFSSKMAWVHWIGYVFGSILFIVGYELQGFEGLVRRAEIYPRVPTLITAEVISTVGAVIAELATLVWFLNLVLTLVKGRNMNLEGVGLGQLIGTVGAALEWNGENINIPSLFSKNMIKKGLSGLWTLGILGALVIVISMFPLAFSGNTYNAMPWIWIVLLSIGIVLISYPVLKGAKSL; translated from the coding sequence ATGGGACTAAAGGAGTTTGTTGTTTCGTTGTTCCAATTGGACAAGGACTGGACTACTAGGATTGTCATGGCTATGCTAGTCATGGGAGTGATTTGGGGCCTATTGGGAGTGATAGACTCCCTTATGGTGAGGATACAAGAGACCGCGTGGGGGCTGAGTGGAACCCTAGTGTTCACTCCGCAGGAGTACTTCGCCAGCATCACGTTGCATGCTGAGAGGGACCTCTTCGGATTCGCTCAGCAGGTGATATATGCCATTTTCATTTATTTCACAATTAAGCTTCTTAACCTGCAACCTAGGGCTAAGTGGTTGCTCAACATCTCCTTCATCCTGATTAACATTTCAATGATGTTTATGGAAGGGCCGATTGTCGTTGCTCCCACTTTTAATGACAACTACTTCAGTGCTACCGACTGGTACTACATATCTCCCATGGGAATTCCCAACTACTCCAATTACGTGGTATCTCCGCTATTCTTTTACGGTTGGCTTCTACTGGACGCCTTCACCTATCTAGCGGGAATATGGATCGTGTACCATTATTATATAGCGTCCAAGCAACTTAAGGAGAAGCTACCTGTTCCTCTGGTATTTTTCCTCATGAATACCTTGCTTTTCATGATAGGCTACTCTGGGGTAACCGCAGCTGATGTATGGGACATACTAGCGTTCTATAACCTGGTGCCCCTCAACGCAATTGCGAACCAAATAGCCTTCTGGATCTTTGGGCATGCTATCGTGTATATGGCGTGGATGCCTGCAGTTGGAGCACTTTATCTTCTTATTCCAACACTAGCTAACAAACCGCTTTACAGCGATAGAATGGGTAGAATTTCTGCTCTGCTCTACTTAATATTTTCCAACAATGTACCCATTCATCACCTATACATGGTTAACCTTCCAGTCTCTATCAAGATACTCCAGGAAGTTCTTACGTATGCAGTTGTGGTCCCCTCAATGTTGACCTTCTTCAATCTATGGGCTACGGTAAAGGGCGCACAGGTTAAGTTCAACGTGATAACTGCTTTCACTGTGACATCCTTCTCTGGGGCCATAGCTGCAGGAGTTACCGGTATATCTAACGCAACCATAGCCTTCGACGCAATAATTCACAACACCGATTGGGTAGTGTCCCACTTCCATGCAATGATACTGCTGTCCATAGTTCCAGCAGCAATGGCAGTGCTTTACTTCATGATACCCATGATGACTGGGAAGCAGTGGTTCTCATCCAAGATGGCGTGGGTTCATTGGATTGGTTACGTGTTTGGATCCATTCTCTTCATAGTGGGCTATGAATTGCAGGGATTCGAGGGCTTGGTGAGAAGGGCTGAGATCTATCCTAGAGTACCGACTCTAATTACGGCAGAGGTTATCTCCACTGTGGGTGCAGTAATAGCAGAGCTTGCTACCCTAGTTTGGTTCCTGAACCTGGTCCTTACCCTAGTTAAGGGTAGAAATATGAACCTAGAGGGAGTAGGGCTTGGCCAGCTCATTGGCACCGTGGGAGCTGCACTAGAGTGGAATGGAGAAAACATTAATATTCCAAGTTTATTCAGTAAAAACATGATAAAGAAAGGATTAAGTGGCCTGTGGACTCTGGGAATATTGGGTGCACTTGTGATAGTGATTAGCATGTTCCCACTGGCCTTCTCTGGTAACACTTACAACGCAATGCCATGGATCTGGATAGTCCTGCTGTCCATAGGGATAGTGCTGATCTCGTATCCCGTATTAAAGGGGGCTAAAAGTTTATGA
- a CDS encoding Clp1/GlmU family protein, whose product MRVYPNQYVIMRGPCELRVTGGEIRIMGLSQDLYLIPDTTFTVYSRKGAEIESDCESLATLPTTGWEEVAELISLTGGRVIVIGDLDSGKSYFSRTLYNMAKDFAYADLDLGQSSLFLPTFMSMTQGSKLWFHNPLSFTRAEFFGDISPSRDPNLHLELSLRLVKDIRNIVVDTDGWIRSSGVWHKRKLIELLDPDYVVALGVDALRLMPRNYRQRTFLLKPVQIRRKKTRTDRRANRRSLYERYFAWAKEVSVSSFGRRIGLTGSSCYLHDHLNGLMVGIISGGKIVGAGLMKMEEGPSIKTPVSSFDDFVLGFVSVDAEWTERRLF is encoded by the coding sequence ATGAGGGTTTACCCTAACCAGTACGTGATCATGAGGGGCCCGTGCGAGCTTAGGGTAACTGGTGGAGAGATCAGGATAATGGGGCTAAGCCAAGATCTTTACCTTATTCCAGATACCACGTTTACAGTATACAGCAGAAAGGGGGCGGAGATAGAGTCCGATTGCGAGTCACTCGCCACGTTGCCAACAACGGGATGGGAAGAAGTTGCAGAGCTCATATCCCTGACGGGCGGAAGGGTTATCGTGATTGGGGACTTGGATTCTGGCAAGAGCTATTTTTCTAGGACTCTCTACAATATGGCAAAGGACTTTGCTTACGCTGACCTGGATCTGGGTCAGTCGAGTCTCTTTCTTCCAACATTCATGTCCATGACACAAGGAAGTAAGCTCTGGTTTCATAATCCGCTATCCTTCACTAGGGCTGAGTTCTTTGGGGACATTTCCCCGTCTCGAGATCCTAACCTTCACCTTGAGCTCTCCCTCAGGCTAGTCAAAGACATCAGGAACATTGTTGTGGACACCGACGGCTGGATTAGGTCTTCAGGGGTGTGGCACAAGAGAAAACTGATCGAGCTCTTGGACCCTGATTACGTCGTAGCTTTAGGCGTAGATGCGCTAAGGCTTATGCCGAGGAATTACAGACAGAGGACCTTCCTACTCAAGCCAGTTCAAATTAGGCGAAAGAAGACAAGGACTGATAGACGTGCCAACAGGAGATCACTTTACGAGAGATATTTTGCGTGGGCTAAGGAAGTAAGCGTTAGCAGTTTCGGCAGGAGGATAGGGTTGACAGGAAGCTCCTGTTACCTTCACGATCATCTTAACGGCCTGATGGTTGGGATTATCTCCGGAGGTAAGATAGTAGGTGCGGGCCTCATGAAGATGGAGGAAGGACCTTCCATTAAAACACCTGTGTCCAGCTTTGACGATTTCGTTTTGGGCTTTGTGTCTGTAGACGCGGAGTGGACGGAACGTAGATTGTTCTAG
- a CDS encoding AbrB/MazE/SpoVT family DNA-binding domain-containing protein, which yields MEVEEIVKVSRNYQVTIPAKIRQKFQIKEGDLVKVIYDEKENAVKISIMGEPWK from the coding sequence ATGGAAGTTGAAGAGATAGTAAAGGTCAGCAGGAATTATCAAGTAACAATTCCTGCAAAGATTAGGCAGAAGTTTCAGATAAAGGAAGGAGATCTAGTTAAGGTAATTTACGACGAGAAGGAAAACGCTGTAAAGATTTCCATAATGGGCGAGCCCTGGAAGTAA
- a CDS encoding UPF0147 family protein yields MATLYDNEAKIKQAIVLLQKVVNDTSVPRNIRRAASDAIRNLQDPSLSPAVRAANATAILDEISQDPNMPSQTRISIWNVVSILETIRD; encoded by the coding sequence TTGGCAACCCTTTATGACAATGAGGCCAAGATCAAGCAAGCAATAGTTCTGCTTCAGAAGGTTGTTAATGACACCAGTGTTCCAAGAAATATTAGGAGGGCAGCCAGCGACGCCATAAGAAACCTTCAGGATCCGTCATTGAGCCCAGCAGTAAGGGCGGCTAACGCGACTGCCATACTTGATGAGATAAGCCAGGATCCAAACATGCCTTCTCAGACTAGGATTTCCATTTGGAATGTTGTTTCGATTCTTGAGACCATAAGAGACTAG